A single window of Rhodamnia argentea isolate NSW1041297 chromosome 5, ASM2092103v1, whole genome shotgun sequence DNA harbors:
- the LOC115743779 gene encoding protein MIZU-KUSSEI 1: MAIGTARPSALSPNTRNPIIESPQPQSPEPLSMPSPPPTRSPRMVPAAPRIVSPFSDHISPIRSPPISLEQPSNKKSRSKSSKIFRRLRSVFKSFPIINPTCKIPVSLHGSRAPEAHVNGGTRMTGTLFGHRKTRINLAIQDNPRSIPILVLELAIPTGKLLQDMGTGLTRIALECEKQPSGKTKLIHEPIWTMYCNGRKVGYAVKREPSEDDLSVMQTLHAVSMGAGVLPTEVSDPPDGDLTYMRAQFERVVGSKDSETFYMMNPDGNNGPELSIFFVRI; encoded by the coding sequence ATGGCAATCGGAACCGCCCGCCCGTCTGCCCTGTCTCCTAATACAAGAAATCCCATTATCGAATCACCGCAACCACAATCCCCCGAACCATTATCTATGCCGTCGCCACCACCGACTCGCTCACCACGAATGGTCCCTGCTGCGCCTCGAATAGTCTCACCCTTTTCTGACCACATATCACCCATTAGATCACCTCCTATATCCCTTGAGCAACCATCAAACAAGAAAAGCCGCTCAAAATCTTCCAAGATCTTCCGCCGCTTGCGTTCGGTGTTCAAGTCATTTCCAATCATCAACCCCACGTGTAAAATCCCAGTTTCTCTTCACGGAAGCCGTGCACCTGAGGCACACGTCAATGGAGGGACACGCATGACTGGTACCCTTTTCGGGCACCGGAAGACGCGGATTAATCTTGCCATCCAAGATAACCCAAGGAGCATTCCAATCCTCGTACTCGAGCTTGCAATACCAACAGGGAAGCTTCTTCAGGATATGGGAACGGGTCTCACGAGGATAGCATTAGAGTGCGAAAAACAACCATCTGGTAAGACAAAGCTAATCCACGAGCCAATATGGACAATGTATTGCAACGGCCGGAAGGTAGGTTATGCTGTGAAGAGGGAGCCATCCGAAGATGATCTAAGCGTCATGCAGACATTGCATGCGGTTTCAATGGGAGCTGGGGTGCTTCCGACCGAGGTCTCGGATCCCCCAGATGGCGATCTGACCTACATGAGAGCACAATTTGAGCGAGTGGTCGGTTCTAAGGATTCTGAAACATTTTACATGATGAACCCGGATGGCAATAATGGACCAGAACTTAGCATCTTCTTTGTCAGGATATAA